The window TAGTTGGATTACACAATTGATTATTAAAAGTAAATGAGTTTTTCAAAGGTTGGATCAGATACAATGCGACATCAAATTTTGACATTCTACTATTTTAGTCCAATGTTACCTTACCTAACACGATTGTTCAATACTTATAAACAGATATccttgaattgaattgaatcgAATCGGAAGTCATTGTTTGTTCTATCGACTTCATAAATGGTAGGCTAGCAAAACAAAGGAGCcgctaaaatagaaaaaaacataacaaagtCTGCAGGCgtattttatatttagtaaAATAAACGTTgaaatatatagtttgattttaTTATGGTTTTGTGATGGTATGTATATCGACTAAGAATGAATACGTCCATAAAAACACACACCATCATAAAGATGGTAATAAATATGCGACATATGTTTTAGATTACGTGTGatttagtttttgttatgtTGGTACTTAGTTGTGCAACTTGTTAGATACATACATAGACAAATGATGAGGAAGTTGTTAACATATGAGATATGACGAATGCCAAGGAGAATCagttactttttatttaattataggatggattgattgattaattaaatttacatttatataaaataaagatagGATCATATGGGCCGGCTCCAGTGCCGGCTTGATAATGTGGTGGAACTAGACATGGGCTTAAGGCCCCCATGGAAACAAGACCTCCAATTTGGGCTGGAACAAAGTTTTATTAGGCTGCTTTATTCTTACATGAATTTTGATAACCATCCACTTCATACAttttctaaataataaaaaagttacattttcCATTGATATGTAACTAAATGATTCAAAGTAATTTACAAAgtatcatatatctatatactatattataaaacaaatttctcccagattttcaacattgaacttgaaattttcaatattgattttaaatatttcctCAAAATGTCCCtcttatctattctatatttacttaaaataattataataccctttcgctattctcaaatctcaactaatcaACTTTTTTCTCTCGCCTCCCTAAATCATTTATTtcccaatttattcaaaatcttttatctcaaaaaccgtacgtcgataaattataaaaattgtatgggtgttcttaaaatttcatgctatttcattagagatgtcattcgatatactttcgacaaatttttaaattcgaggacggagctcgtacggctaagacatatGACCATCATACTCTATAACCTAGGAATCACTACCATCATTTCACCGCCGCAAAGCGtgagtacttgctctcgtacaTAAAGAAAaggtttttcttaaactttaaaatagGCCCCAAAAATTGGTGCCGCTTAGAGCCACCAAAATACAGGCCGGCTATGTGCTCCCACTCATAGAGTCGATAGATGTTCGTTCGGATGTCCAAGGGTCTACTATACTTAACTCATTGTCCAAGGGTCTAGTAGAAACTAACTCATAACTCCAGGGATATAATTGTATTCTTTTGATATCCATACATACATTTCACTtccaaatttatttaatttttttttttccttcttctgaTCTCCCTGTGCAATTCTTTGAGTCTGCAGATATTGCTACAATagcaattttttaatttataaaattacataaaaattaaaacataataaaaatgcCTGTGCGAATGGTGGAATCCCCAACACCTTCTAATTCCTCTTCAGGTATTTTCTTTACTAGAAAAAGTGCTACAAAATTAGGTTTAAttgatacatatattatattatattatgtaattTTCTTGGTAGAGGTCAGGCTGTCTACTCATAACCTTGACGGGATTTGTACAGCTGTTGTATAGGTGtaaattttcaatttcattgtactaatttttacaaatatatctatttaatttgTTCAGGTGCAAATCATGGACACACTTGTCTACAACCTTGTTCACTTTTAAGCGTTGGACAGGTAATCTTTTCACATGTTTATTTATCCTGCACTCTTGTTTTATCGTAGACACAGAAGCCACTTTCAAAGCGGGTTGAAACCAAgttaaaagcaaaataaaaaagaaaacgaattaGAATCTGTTATGTTAGGAAACCATTTTATACAATTGACAAATCATCATTGATCTTGAATACTCGGATCAAAATTAGAGCTTCTGGAGTGATCGCACTGAGACAACCCTATCATACAGCCACATAGACATCACGTTGTATCACACCGGACTCCATATTTTACGGAATAAGTATAACATTGTCATCACACTGGACTTTTTATTACCCGGAATGACCACACACAACCGCAGCACAAGGGATACCATGTTGTGGCGGTTACCATGAACGGGTGTGGTATCCACCAAGGCGGATTTAGAAAATGAATTGTAGGGGGCAAAACTAAAAtctcttgatatatatatatggggatatCATACGTACAGCGGCTGTACGTATGATAGGTACAACCAAgttgaaaatcagggggcatgTTTGTGTGTGTAGTACCTAAGCTTGGGTACAATTTGCTGTACCCAtcattttccctatatatatacctggAAGTGTTAAGAAATCCTGCTATCTTAATGGAACCGAACGAATACTAAATTACTAACATGGTTtcgttaatcttcgtttgtttAGTTTAACGAACGATACACGGACAAATAATAGAATATAGAACAATGTTTATGTAGGTCTTTTTCCATGTACAAATGTGACAAGCAAAAATGAacaacaaattaatttaaaactcTTAATTTATAGAGTTTAAATGATATATGAATATAAGTGTATGACTGTATGAGTATAAAATGTTCATAAACAATTTTATCAAACATGAACTGTgctaatgattaaaaaaaaaaagaaaaggaacattcgtatattgtaaaaataaaacaccaagaattattttaaacaaaaaataaaagtaaaaaaatagaaaCAGCGACACAAGATATTGATATAGAAATTTTAGATCAACCTTCTCGAAATCTTTCTTCAGTTTTCTTGAATCGTTCACGGAGTTTATTGTTGGCCTATCAAAGCTTTGGTGTGGTATATGGAGGCTTGAGCACTTCACCTCTTTATTATTATAGAGGTGTGTTTGATTATAATCTTAATGATTTTGAAAGTCCAGAAGTTACATTTGGTGATTTGGGGccatttaaattaatcaatctTATAAATTCTGCTAGCTTTTACCTTGAGTTCAAGAAAGGCAGAGGGCATTGATGGATTTGAAGGGAGGGGATTTTATATTAGGTTATGTATTAAGGCTTGTTTTTCTAAAACATTATACATTGTATGAATGTAAATATTAGGGAAGCATAGAGGGCACTGCCTCCTGGTAGTACTTACCTACATCCGCCCCTGGTATCCACGGTATGGTGGAGTACCTTTCTGGATGCTTGTATACTTCTGATTCCCGCTTCTGTTTAGTGTATGTTTTTCACGTTCATTTCATGACCGTGGGTCAGAAAATTCCTCATACACCCTCTCACATGATGTCCCGTATAGTAAAATGACAATCAGTGGGTTAACTAACAGTTTCAATGTAAATAATGGATCTCGCTAACCTTAGAGATCACCCCCTTTAGTGGAAGGTGTTCGTTAAGATCTCTTTCACTTGTATATCGGAATCGAATGCGAAACAAAACTTTAGACTAATGGTTAGTTTTCATAAGTCAAGATTCTTATTTTGGTAGATTGAGGTAAAATAATTGTGTTCAGTTTTcacaatttcttttctttttttgttcgTTTGCATGTTGTCTTCTGTAATTTATCTTTTCCATCAAGTCAAGTCAGTTCGATGTAAATTTGCATACTCATTATTCCCTGCTTATTACTGTATCACAATCTAGAATTAGCAAGTGTTTGATAAAGCtttttgatataactttcaGGCATTTTCCGGGACTCAAAATGTTTCAAGTCCACAAAAAGAGGAAGCATGGAGAGTTAATGTGCGAATCCAAGGTTGTGACCTCAATCATGGATATTTGTGTGGCACCATGGAAGCTCTAAATGTCCCGATGGCAGATACACCAGTAAGCAGCATACATTTAATGGGTATATTTTACTAGGCTTCTGTTTACTCAGGATCCTTTTTATTGTTTACTTTCTTTTATGATCTAACTAGAATACCAGAGTCTTCAACTTTTATGATCTTAGCTTTAGTTATATGAGTCATGAGTGTCATGTTTAGGAATTGTTTCTAATTAAATTTCACATTCTTGTTCGGTGACTAGTTGATAcacaatattataaaataatacattATTTGTGTAGATGCTCATTTATCTTGGGTGAAATGTGTCATTACTACAATATACCTAATGTGTAGCAGCGGAACTTGAACATCAATATAAGGGGGTCAAAAAATTTTTGGCCTAAATATACTTCTACATCTATAAAAATCAGCCATGAAGTAATTTGTATCACAAACTTTGAGGGggctaaaacatataatttccTTTATTTAATCCGGAAGATTAAATAATTGCTAATTAAAACCCAAATTTTTAGCAAATCTCTTCCCGCCCTATGAATCTTCCGCATTGTCCACAAGAAGTCTTTTTTTGGTACATTGAGAAACATAAGCTCTGAATTACACAATGCTGATAATACTTGCAACAATCGTGAGTGAACTCATATGAAAGAATAACAAAACCGTGCTTCCATGTTTGGGCCTTTGTTGTATATTGAAATACTCTTTGAACAAAATATAAAGCAAAATCATGTTTCTTGACATCTTCCACAATAAAAATATGTactagtttttatttttcagtCACAATGACCATACATCTGTTCATCGTGCTTTATGCGTATTCATGCAACTTACCAAAGATAATCAACTGCAGGTGGTCACTTTTTGGGAGGGAGAAATTGTTGATACTAAGAATTATACGTTCTTTACCAACAAATGGAAAGCAACGTAAGCTTTCTTCTCTACTCTAAAGCTTTCGTCTATGATAATTTGTAGTTTCTGCATTTCCTTTAGATTACGGGGAAAGATTGATGGATTATACGAAGAGACATATCTTTCTCATTATTCATTACTTTGCTACTGTGACAGGTCAGAAGTCGACATAGATCATTGGACAAAATTTCCATCTTTCTCACCTCTTTTAGTAAGTCCTTGACATATGTCAGCAGAACATattgataaaattattttttgtatgCATAATATTCAGTTCTTGTCAGAGCCAAGTTGAAGTTGATGGTGGCAAATCCTTGGATCTAAGCAACTATCAGTATATATTTATGGTAATTTGGCTTGCTTATCTCGTCTTCTTGGTTATCATTTTGGTGGTTTATCTAATTCCGGTCCTCATTTTCATGATCACCGATAACGGTGGCAAGTTCGACCCATTTATTTAGAACAGGCTGATATGGATTATGTCTCATATAGTCATACATAACGGGTCACATGAGCGATTTTAAAGTTTCTAGAAATCAGCATTATGCTTAAGTTTAGATTAATATGTGGTCTTATTTAACACGCCATtcatttataaaagttgtaaataGGATAAATAGTACTTTGGGTCAATACTACACGCCCTGTTTTacttggttcttcatccatttAATAACCCACCCAATATTTTTGGATGGCTTACTGTTTTCTCTGTAATGTTGCAGAGGTGGAAAGAGCAATACTTTGTGAATGTTGGAGCTGATTGCGGATTGACTATAGCTGGCTTTTACTATGTTTGCTTTTCTTGTGTAGATGGTTCGATCAACGGATACTATTATGATCCAAATAGCAGGTGATTCATCTTTTGTATTTCGTTTGTGTTTACTTATGAAATTGTTCATTTTATGGTTAGTTTCCGGTAGAggttttgatccatttttatTGTGAATGGTGTCAAATGGGTGAGATGAAAATAGCTTAAAAGAAACGGATTAAGCTCGTCCATAGTGTATTTATATTGGGTAAAACCCTGTAATTCGTTTTATTAAAGGATACAGATTGACAACATAATAAATAAGTTAATAAAAGTAGGCAAAATGCCAAACCCACTCATATCAGAGGTTTACGATTTATCCAGTTAGATACGTTACCAACTTTACATGGCCTGCCCTTTTTACCCTTCCAGTTTGTAGTACACCTTATTTTTCGAAGTAAAGATGATGATTGATGAATCattttcttttcacttttacAGCCCATTTCAGAAGCTTGAGCTGAAACCAACCAATGAAGGAAGATCTGGTTTCAGCTTCTCGTCCTATGAGTTGCAATAAGAGTATCTGTTTGTCCATGTCAAATGACAGTATGGTCGGAAAAATCAATGGGTTTTTTACTTATCATATGGAACTTTGGtctttatgttttaatttttttatcttgtATTTATTGTATGAATGCACAATTGTAATCCCTCGTTTTACTTTTTGAAGCTGCTAATCCTGGATATGTATATTGGGAATTCACTAAATTCAACTGAATATAGATGAAACCACACAAAGCTATTCTAGCCCTGCAACCTAAATGAATGTTGGATATGTAATTGAATGTCAAAGCTTTGCAGAACAAATACTAAGAATAATTCACCGTGTTTATAAACGGTTTAGATGGTGTATTTTGTACTGCGGCGAGTGTATTTTGTACGCAATTTTGTGTAAATCACCGGGACGTTTTATGCAATTACCTATTTTTCCTATATTATCCTTCTATCGTGCAATAATTATTGTACTTTGAGGGATGTATTTAAGAAACGATGTGGAAGTAAGAGCCAAGTGGTCAAATAGATAGTATGGTTGGATTAAGTTGTCAATACACAAAGGTTATAGGTCAGGTTCCTATCTATTAGTTAGATAGAACCTCAAACAGCTTCTCCCGTGTAAGATTGTCTACCTTTAAACCTCTGCCACGTAGAGAACGACAATGGGTTACATTTATGTGGAAATAAGAGCCCTGTGTATGCAAATGAAAAACTAACAATGTGTGAATTAAAAGGTATACAATgtttttgctgttaaaaaaacaGGTATACAATGTGCTTCTAGTTTAGATAAGGTACTTATTTTCCAAATTTACCCACTTGGATATTTATTTTGTAGATCCACCCTTAACATACTTTACCAAATCTATAACTTTTGTTAAACATATCCATAATCAAGTTAAAAAATTGCggagaaaaagaaagataactttatataaaaaacaagttGTAAAATTTCATCGGTAattatcttaatttttaatataaaaacaataacagTTTTATAAGTTGTAGATGAACAAAGGGTGTTTGGAATTACAAACATCACAtgacttaaaattaaaaaaagaaagataaggaGAAAAAGAAACTTCCGTGGCTGTAGATAAACAACAGAAACAGAAAATCGAGAGAGATCGAAACAAAGAAAGGAAAtggagaaagaagaagaagcgATGAGAGCAGCAGCATCCCAAGAGGTTTCATCGGAGTTCAAAACCCTAATCGATTCTCATGATTTGGATTCTCTCAAGCAATTGCAACACCTTATGTACATATCcccctttccttttctttttttttttttttatcactttttctttaatttctttttagaaTTTACTTTTGGGGGCATGGATAGGGTAAGACTGTTTACATTTTGTAGCCCGGGAATTGGGTACTGTTGATGTTGATtgtatatattatgaataaacGCAGATTGGGGCGTCTGCAGGACAGCAATGCAGTTCTTTCACATTTCAACGACTATTCTCAGCAATGCTTTTCCGAGGTTTCCACCCATCTTTCTACCAATACCCGCCTCTTAAAATCCATGAAATCTGACTTAGATTATATCTTCCTTAAACTCAGGTTCCTTCCCcacccattatatatatatatatatcttcgcCTACTTATTTAATTGAGAAAAAtgtgtattatattatattatatagcaGTAAGGTACTTAACCTTCCCCGTTAAACAAGTCACATATCCGTATATAAAAACTTACCCAGATCACtatcaaaataatgagaaaaaaaGTGTTGGGCTTTTAAAGTGATTATTATCTGAGTTTTCATAGGGAAGAAAGTGCAGTTTTGAAAATGCATTGCAAAGCCACTTGTTGGCGTTTGTTCCCAGTAGTAATGCTAGATTGGTAAGCCATAATTGGAAGATGAGAAATAGTTAATGTTTAGTGAAATTGATAGAAAACGCTATTGTGGAGCACAAATGATACAAAAGGCTATTGTTTAGTAAAAGTTAACGATAAGGAAGACTTTGTTGCGTTTCAGATAGAGAATCAACATTGGGACCGATGACCATAATTCAAGTTCACATTCCACCTTACATAGGATCACTTCACatagttttttttagtttgtttggAAATGACTTTGTATTTATGCATGTACCTTTGGAAAGCATACTCAAGTTGTTGCTTGTAATCTCAAACTTTCTATCCTATGATGTCGGGATACTCTTCGATCTTTTACCATCGTGGCTGAAGATGAGACAACTGACGTTAGCTTGTTTTCTTCGTGTTAATACAAACAAAACTTGGTATCCCTGTATCTAAATTGTGGCCAATCATCTCACAATTTTGGTAGAGTATATGTGAGTGTGTGACTATCTTTAGTTAACCAACTAAAGGAGTTTGATGCACAAAAAGTTTCAATGTTCAACAATGGTATTCATCTCGATTTATAACTTCATAAAAAGCCCGAGTTTCCAATAGAGGTATGAAGTCTTGAATATTGGAGAGAAGACCATGGGTGAACCCTTAAACTTGTTGAGTGTTTGACTCGTTTTGGTGGTTTTGGGAGGATACTTGCATAAATTTTGTGCATACTGTATCATGGATTGAGATTATTGACAAAAATATTGGTACCAGGTTAACGTTCTTTGTGCATAGTCAATACGAAAAAAATTGGGTAAACACTAGTTGGCATCAGTCACATTACGTTAGGTTGTTTTCTTGAATATGAAAATATGCTTGAAGCAGAAatcagtatttttttttttttaaccagaAGAAAAACTCACGCAAATCCTGTTGGAAGTTGAACTAACAACCTCGTCGTTGCCAGGCGTAAAAACAAATCTTCGCATTAATTTAGATAAGGTTATTAAATGAGGTTGTAAAGTGAGTCTTAGGATTTACTGGCAAACATGATATGACTCGAATATGTAAGCCGAATCTGATATCTCGTATAAGTCATACTAGTATAAGTTAGATAAACAAACGAATTTAGTTAATGATAATGCTTAGGCTTCAAATTGCATCTGTTCTCACGTCTGGTTTTGTGATTCTCTTGTCGTGCATTGAACAGCAGGTAATATAGTTAAGTCTTCTGAAATCAGTATATTCTTTGTGCACTTTTTTGATTGATTGGTATTTGTATCATCTGTATTGGTGTTTCATGATCTACAATTATAAGTTCAaaattcatttaattaattctATAGAAGCTGATTGAAAGCAAATATACAACTGGAACTATATGAAGCCGAGTTCACATAAACCATGTGGTTGGCACTTGGGGTCTGAAACAGTTTAAACATAGTTTTGCcattatgtttataataattttaggGAAAATAATGTGTTGTTTTCTTTCAGAGGTATGAAATCCAAGATCAAAGCCACATATCCTGATGCATTCCCTGATAATTCAACTATAGAAGCTCTTGATAGAAGGCCGGATCTAGAAGTAGCACTGTGAAACTATTGACTCCATCTGACGAAACCTTATTTTGGGTGTTTGTTCTGTTCTTTTCATGAAAGGTTTCAATTTATCTTGAGATGTTATAAACCGAAGTCTGTTCTTACAATGTCTATACATATACTTAATGTAAGCATGTGCGCACAAAAATGTGGAGATCCTTGAATTTCTGGCAGACAAAGCAATGATAGCGGGGATATACCATCTCTCAATAATCCCTGCTATTGCTTTGGAAATGAAAAGTAATCTATCAAGTCGATTCATTTCTGATAAACTAAAGAACCCTTATATTACATACATAATAATTGGACTTATGACCTAATGTATAACCATTCTTAAATgctttttataactttgtttCATTTCCTCATAGAACCATCTCCTATGCGACCCACTAACCATAGGGGTAAGGTGCAATGAAAATACCGCTTAGGATGTGTTTAATGTGTCTCCCATGTCTTATTTGTAGAAGTCGTTTGCCATTTATCTgtcaaactaaaaatgaaattgCAAGAGGCTGAAGTAAGTATTGGTGAAGTTGAGGGACGAATCCTTCAATCGTAAATATATCTTACCAAGAGAGGTGTGGAGCTTTGTTTCTCTTTTCCTTTCCTATAGTCAAGTTGCGTTTGTCTCACAAAGACAATATAATGTAATGTAGTACAAAATTTCATAATTACCTTAcatttcatgttgttaaacCAAATTTAACAGTTAAAACAACACTTGTCAAGGTTCAAAATGTCTGGATCATGTCGCTGAGGTAAATAAAGGAGCCACTAGATGGATTAAAATGTACATGGTGCGACAAAATATTACGTGGTTTGAGATTGTTAGCGCCAGTTTCATTTGAAAGTCTTTGTCATTTACATAGATGGATT is drawn from Erigeron canadensis isolate Cc75 chromosome 9, C_canadensis_v1, whole genome shotgun sequence and contains these coding sequences:
- the LOC122582140 gene encoding kxDL motif-containing protein 1, giving the protein MEKEEEAMRAAASQEVSSEFKTLIDSHDLDSLKQLQHLILGRLQDSNAVLSHFNDYSQQCFSEVSTHLSTNTRLLKSMKSDLDYIFLKLRGMKSKIKATYPDAFPDNSTIEALDRRPDLEVAL
- the LOC122582259 gene encoding glucose-induced degradation protein 4 homolog, producing the protein MPVRMVESPTPSNSSSGANHGHTCLQPCSLLSVGQAFSGTQNVSSPQKEEAWRVNVRIQGCDLNHGYLCGTMEALNVPMADTPVVTFWEGEIVDTKNYTFFTNKWKATSEVDIDHWTKFPSFSPLLSQVEVDGGKSLDLSNYQYIFMRWKEQYFVNVGADCGLTIAGFYYVCFSCVDGSINGYYYDPNSSPFQKLELKPTNEGRSGFSFSSYELQ